DNA sequence from the Bacteroidota bacterium genome:
CAACTCGCGATCGAGTAATAATTCCGGGAAACCAATTTCTTCCGACATCAGTTTTGAATCGAGCTCAACGATGAGCGTTCCGCGGCCGAGAAAACTTTCATGCCCCGGTTCCTGCAGGATAAGTTTCACCAGATAACTGATGCGGCCGGATGTACTGTTGAGGTAATAAAAATTCTGGCTGAACGTGGGAACGCCGAATTTCTCAATGAGCTCATCGTACTTCGTGATGTTGTCGGAAAGCACTCCGTTCCCTTTGAGCATGGGCGTGCACATCGTATCGAAGAAAGAAACTTTTGTTTCGTAGCGGTCCCAGTATCCCGAAAAATATTGTTGCTTCACTCTTTTCTCGAATAAACTGAAATCTGCACCGGGCGGTTGCGACAAACGAATAAGCGCAGTATCGTGCGCCAATTTATTTTCAAATTCAGTAAAGAGATGTTCGCCTATAGGATCTTGTTCCGCCGCAATTTTTTCTGCAAAGAGTTCACGGCTGTCGTGTTCTTTGTGCATGCTTTCCTTGAGCAGCATGTGGGTTGTGTAGAATGCAAAAATGAAAACGAGAAAAACAATAAGAGAGAAAGTGTAAGTCGTTTCATCAGGATCTTTTCTCCACAGCATCAGGATGAGGATCACTGCGTAGGGCCACATATCGGCAATGAGATCCACATTTCCGAAAAGATGAAGAACGCCGGCTTGCAGGAGCGCTGCGGCAATAAAAATATTCCATCGCGTAGCAGGAGAAATAAAAAGATGCTGGAATACACGCACGCAACGGTCAACGACAATAAAAAATCCCGAGAGCAGGATCGCGATCAAACCGAAACCGGTATAGCTGTACCTGTTCAACCCGAAAAGATCATTCACATTAAAAGAGATGTCGGAATTTTTCACCAGCCCGATGATCATTCCATTGATGGCCCAGGTGCAGAATGAAGGAACGCAGAGCAGCAGTAAACCGAGAATGATCCTGTTCACCGGCTTCATGGTTTTCGGGAAAGAAACTTTGCGGAGATGCTTTGTGAATTTCACGCAAATGAAAAGTAAAAGCACTGCATTGATGATGAAATCACCGAGATTGGAATTCCAGAACGATTCTGCATCGCCGTAATCTTTCGGGCCGAAGAGTGCAAGATCATAGAAGGAAGAAGGAAAATGGATCCTGATGGAAAGAAAACGCAACAGCACCAGCGAAGCGACGAAGATCAGAAATGAACCGTTTTTACCAATGGAATTTTCCAGCTCTTTACTTTCACGGTCAAGAAAAAAAAGAAGCAGAATGAAACCAATGACGTTGAATGCAATGTTGAGTCCGAGTTGCCAGAGCGGAGTTTCCGGCGGCCCCTGCGATTTGAAGACGAGTGAGAATAAATATTTTCCGTCGGAGCCCTTCACTGCATTGCTTGATCCCGGCGTTCCGGTAGCAATGGAAGATTCCGGAGGAAGCTGAAAATCTTTTTCGAAAGAATTAACGAGGTATTGATTCTCGTAGGAATATTCGTTCTTCAGGCGGATGAGCCCGATATAAGTTCTTCCCTGCTTGTCGGTCCTGTTCTGCGTATCAAACCATCCGTTCTTCAGTTTCACGATGCGATCATCAAGACAAACATCTTTCATTAAATTCTCCACCGAAACAGAATTGTCGGACCAGAATTTCAACGAATCGCCGAAATAAATGTAAAGCACGAATCCGCGGTCGTTGTAAAGTGAATTGTAACGCGGCGGCCTTTCCCGGAAAATATCATCAAAACTTTTTCCCTGCGCCAGTTTCACGAGTGAATCGAGTTCGGTTCGCATCGCGGCCTCTTTTGCATGAAGTGTTTTTTCGAACGATTCTACTGTGGGTTCCGAAGAATTTTCTGAAACGGAAAGTGTGAGCAGGTAAGCCGCAGCAAATGCGGTTGTGGCCAGGATCAGTTTACTGAAACGGTTGGAGAGGAATTGCCCGATGATCCGGAAAAATTGCATGACGAACAAAGTTAACCGTAATCGCAATGCGGGTGCGAGTGGTTACGAGTGTGCGTCATTGCAAAAATTATTCCTCAATTCTGAGAGGCTGTTTAAATTTCATCCTTCTGTTTTGTTATGCGCCATTTTTGTCCATCCTTCCCTGCCCGCCCACGCACGACCCATTTTCCTTTAGCAGGCGGGGTTGCATTTCTTGGCCGTAGTCGCTCCACTATGGCCTGCACGCATTCAGCCGAAACATTCGTGCTGTCGGTATAAATTTCATCCACTTCATTTCTCAGGTAATATCCCGGATCTTTCCAGCTTCCTCCTTTGGTAATTCCTTTTTCATTCACCATTTCTTCCACGTTACCCGCCATGTTGAACAAACCATATCCATTCGCAGAATATGAATTTACAGGAGCGGTGATGTACGCGCCATCGTCGAGCGAACCCGCAATTCCCATCGTTTCGCCACCGCGCATTCCCACGAGATAAGTATTCTCTACTTTATTTCCATTCACATTTTCTTCCGGAACTGTTTTCCGGTAAACACTTCCCTGATCAATGACGCAGAAGTTCGCCATCCATTTGCCGTCTTTATTCATCATGTAGGGCCCGCCCCATGGGAAAGGAGATAATTCCAATCCGCCTTTCGCTGCGGCCATCCATTGGTTTTTTGATGGCAGATCGAATTTTACATTTTTAAATTTTTTCTCCGGCCATGCGTTGTAAGTTTTTGTCAGCCATTCGCAGAATTTTTCTGCCTGGTCATAACGTACTCCTACCAATGGATAATTTGCATAAGCCGGATGACGCAGATAATATTCAACGTAAGGTTCATTGTATGCAAGATGATCGCGCCATACTAATGTGTCGGGAAGTGCGCGGCGATAAGCGGGGGTATCTGTTTTTTCAAGTTGAAGCTGTTGCAGGTAATAGCAATAAAGCCCATTGGTAATTTCAAACTTATTCATGTAAAAAGATCCGACAGACACCACCTGTGATTTTGTTTCATGATTTACCGGAATGTCTTCATCAGCGGATCCGATGACGAATGACAGGATTGGAATGTAAACCATGTTCTGTTCCACATAATGCAGATCGTACGGAAGTTTTTTTTCTTTTTTCGCGGAGATGAATAATGCGAAGAGTAAAATCGGGAGGAGAATGCGCGTGGTTTTCATAGAGATGTTTATTGTATAACGCAGAAATACATATTTGTTACATATTCTTCAGGGCCGAATATGCCGGATGCCGTACTCTTGAAAAGTCCCGATGACCAATGATCCTGCCTGCGCCCGGGCGGGCAGGCAATGACCAAATCTTTATTAGCTTCGTATTTCATTATGGCGAAGAAAATAATCGTTAAGAAAAAAGCCGCGGGTAAAACAAAAATCAAGGCACTTGTTCTCCCGGAATTGGCAGGCAAAGGATGGT
Encoded proteins:
- a CDS encoding GHKL domain-containing protein, encoding MQFFRIIGQFLSNRFSKLILATTAFAAAYLLTLSVSENSSEPTVESFEKTLHAKEAAMRTELDSLVKLAQGKSFDDIFRERPPRYNSLYNDRGFVLYIYFGDSLKFWSDNSVSVENLMKDVCLDDRIVKLKNGWFDTQNRTDKQGRTYIGLIRLKNEYSYENQYLVNSFEKDFQLPPESSIATGTPGSSNAVKGSDGKYLFSLVFKSQGPPETPLWQLGLNIAFNVIGFILLLFFLDRESKELENSIGKNGSFLIFVASLVLLRFLSIRIHFPSSFYDLALFGPKDYGDAESFWNSNLGDFIINAVLLLFICVKFTKHLRKVSFPKTMKPVNRIILGLLLLCVPSFCTWAINGMIIGLVKNSDISFNVNDLFGLNRYSYTGFGLIAILLSGFFIVVDRCVRVFQHLFISPATRWNIFIAAALLQAGVLHLFGNVDLIADMWPYAVILILMLWRKDPDETTYTFSLIVFLVFIFAFYTTHMLLKESMHKEHDSRELFAEKIAAEQDPIGEHLFTEFENKLAHDTALIRLSQPPGADFSLFEKRVKQQYFSGYWDRYETKVSFFDTMCTPMLKGNGVLSDNITKYDELIEKFGVPTFSQNFYYLNSTSGRISYLVKLILQEPGHESFLGRGTLIVELDSKLMSEEIGFPELLLDRELGINQKLQNYSYAKYKNGQLVGHSGKFQYSLAQDQFGKDNALNKFHEIDGWCHLVHRPDKETVVILSKPDEDWLNVTTSFSYIFAIFSLLLIAALSLRQILTVGFTFSNLSFKYRIQLVLVIIVLVSLALFGGGSIYYIKQQYQAKNSEIIEEKGHSVILEVEEKLADTKLRDNYRDYATYVLKILSNTFFTDINLFDVKGNLYATSRPKIYDEGLTGRKMNPEAYTQLSIRKQSEFIHDENIGNLAYLSAYFPLKDGNGNVQAYINLPYFAKQSDLQKEISSFLVALINVYVFLFALSVLAAIFISNYLTHPLRLIQDKMRQVKLGRKSDQIEWKNKDEIGSLVSEYNRMIMELATSAELLAQSERESAWREMAKQVAHEIKNPLTPMRLSIQLLERAYRDKAPDIDQKVERLTKTMLEQIDTLSSIAGAFSDFAKMPKPSNEEMDLRSLVKNAIDLFHETSERTDFTFKDNGINTAIIFADKEQLLRVFNNLFRNAIQAIPEDRKGKIEVTLSRHGKNFIVAVKDNGHGIADEVLDKIFVPNFTTKTTGMGLGLAMVKNIVESCNGTIWFETAKDKGTTFSVGFPEYVNE
- a CDS encoding SUMF1/EgtB/PvdO family nonheme iron enzyme, whose amino-acid sequence is MKTTRILLPILLFALFISAKKEKKLPYDLHYVEQNMVYIPILSFVIGSADEDIPVNHETKSQVVSVGSFYMNKFEITNGLYCYYLQQLQLEKTDTPAYRRALPDTLVWRDHLAYNEPYVEYYLRHPAYANYPLVGVRYDQAEKFCEWLTKTYNAWPEKKFKNVKFDLPSKNQWMAAAKGGLELSPFPWGGPYMMNKDGKWMANFCVIDQGSVYRKTVPEENVNGNKVENTYLVGMRGGETMGIAGSLDDGAYITAPVNSYSANGYGLFNMAGNVEEMVNEKGITKGGSWKDPGYYLRNEVDEIYTDSTNVSAECVQAIVERLRPRNATPPAKGKWVVRGRAGKDGQKWRITKQKDEI